The genomic interval GCTCGCGTTCGAGGCGCAGCGGGTTATCGAACTCCGTCTGGTACGGCTTGCCTGGGGCGGTCAGGAAGGGTGGGCCGAGATGAACTCGATGGTGTTCGAGAAGATCGCGGCGGCCACCGAGGCGACGACGACGCTGCTGACCGGCGGTTCACATCAGGACGTAGTTGCCCGCTACCGTGAACACGTGGCAGCGAACACGGAGCGGCTGAGGGCGTAGCGTCCGCCCCGGATGCCGCGCTCGCCCGTTCGGTGCGGCCAGCGCATCCCCCCGTTCGCCTACCGGCCTTCGAGGCGGCAAGAGGGGGCTGTCTCGACGGGGCAGGAGGCGGGTGGCTCTCGATAAATCCGCACTCGGGGCGGCTCGTCGCCGTTTTCCAGCGCATTGCGACGCTCTTCCTCGGCGTAGTCCCAACTCCATTCGTCGGAGTGCTCCCCATCAAGGACGACGCCGGCCCGGCAGCCCCAGCCATGCTTGCGTGCGACCTGGGCCTGCTCGTAGGTGACGGTGAAATAGCCGTACTCGTGAAGCTCTCGATCACGGCAGAGGATCTGACCGTCAGCCGTCACGATATCGCCCGGCTTCGCACCATCCGGCATTGTCGATGTCATTGTTGGTTCCTGTGCGTCGCGTCTCGGCACGATCATACCGATCCTTCGGATGTGTGGAACAGGCCGCTGAGCGTATCTCTGCAAAATAACGGCAGCCAGCATCGGCGCCAATGCGCTGCCCGGAGCGCATTCCGACGAAGTGGCTTCCGGTTCGTCGAAAGAATGCGCGGTACAACAAAAGGTTAGAGGCGTGATCCGACCCAACGTGGGCGGGTACGGCTCTCATGGTCGAGCATGGGGCATGGTTGCTGCACCGGCCACCGGTGGAATGCCTCGGTGCGCTCGAGCCCTCACCCCGCCATCGAATGCGCGGTTCGAACTGATGAGCGTACAAAGCACCGCGCCGAGCCAATTCAAACAGAAAACGGGGCGCAGCCCAGCATTCTTCTCGACGTCTTTCCCCTGGCATGCTTGCTGAGAACACCGGCCAGCACGAGCCGGACAGGGAGCAAACATGCGCAACGGTTGGGTTGTGGTCGGCGCACTTGGCTGCGCCCTCGGCGCTGCGCCGGCTCAGGCGGGCATCACCGGCATCGAGATTGCCAGCGTCGAGCCTTTTGCGGATGGCGCGGCGTTCGGATCAGCCGGCAGCTACGAGCGTGTCGTCGGCACGGCCCGCGGTGAGCTGGACCCTGCCGATCCCGCGAATGCCGGCATCGTCGACATCGCCCTGGCGCCCCGCAACGCCCGCGGCATGGTCGAGTACAAGACCGACCTGTTCATCCTGCGGCCCAAGGATCCGGCCCGAGGCAGCGGAACGCTCTTGTTCGAGGTGCTGAACCGGGGCCGCAAGTTCCTCTTCAACTGGGTCCTCGATGCACCGGCTCAGGCCGCGCAGGCGGTCAACGATCCCAAGACCGCCACCGATGCCGGGACCGGGCTCGTCCTGCGCCGGGGCTACACCATCGTCTGGTCGGGCTGGGAGGCGGACGCACTGCGCCAGCAGGGCGGTATGGCGATCGACGTCCCGGTGGCCACGCGCAGCGGCAAGCCGATCGTCGAGGTCGTGCGCGATGAACTCGTCAGCGCGACCCGAGGCCCGCCCGAGGCTCCGTTCTACCTTTCCTTCAAGACAGCCAGCCAGGACAAGGCCGACGTGCGGCTCACCGTTCGGCGCCGAGAGGCCGACCCGCCGCGACCGGTACCGCCCGACGCTTGGCACTACGCGACGCCACGTCAGATCGAGCTTCTGCCGAAGGGCATCAAGCCGCTGCCCGGCTCGCTCTACGAATTCACATACCAAGCCACCGAGCCGAAGGTTCTCGGGATCGGCTTCGCCGCCACGCGGGACGTGGTGGCCTATCTCCGCGGCGCGGCCAATCCGGCGGGTGGCGCGATCCGGCACACCCTCGCGCTCGGCATCTCGCAGAGCGGGCGCTATCTGCGCGACTTCATCCAACAGGGCTTCAACCGGGACGAAACCGGCAAGCGGGTGTTCGACGGCGTCCTGTCTCACATCGCGGGCGTGGGCGGAGTGTTCCTCAACGCCCGCTTCGGTCAGCCCTCGCGAACCAACACGCAGCACGAAGACCATCTCTACCCGGAGAACACCTTCCCGTTCTCGGCCGCCGCCCAGCACGATCCCGTCACCGGTCGGACGGGCAAGCTGCTGCGGGATGATGGATTCGACCCTCTGTTGATCGAGGCCAATACCGGCACCGAGTATTGGCAGAAGGGTGCCTCCCTCCTCACGACCGATCCGGCTGGCCGCACCGATGTGCCGCTGCCGGACACCGCGCGCGCCTACTTGGTTTCGAGCGGCTTCCACTATGGGCGTGCCGGGCTTGGCTCAACCAAGGGCCCCTGCACGAACCCGCGCAGCAGCCTGAACCCGGCTCCGGCAGTCCGGGCGCTGCTGGTCGCGCTCGAGGAGTGGGTGACGGATGGTAAGGCACCGCCCGAGAGCCGTGTGCCGCGCCTATCCGATCAAACCCTGGTCGAGGCGGCCGATATCGGCTTCCCGTTCATGATCGGCGTTCCCGTTCCGACAGCGCCGAATGCGATCGCGCGCTTCAGCACCTATGTGGATCCACGCCCGGAAAGCGGGCCGCAATATCGCCCGCTGGTCCCGCGCGTCGATGCCGACGGCAACGAGGTGGCCGGCATTCGCCTGCCGGCCGTTGCGGCCCCGCGTGCAACCTTCACCGGTTGGAACCTGTATGCCGATCCGTTCCCCGCCGGTGCGCTGTGCGATCGCGAGGGCAGCCAGATCCCGTTCGCGCGCACCCGTGCCGAACGGGACACGGCCGGCGACCCCCGCTTGTCCCTTGAGGAGCGCTATCAGGACGCGGATGCCTACGTCGCGGCCGTGACGAAATCCGTCGATGCACTCGTGTCGGATCGCCTGCTGCTGCAGGAGGACGGCGATCGCATGATCGCGGCGGCGCGACAGGAGACGCCGTAGCGGACGGCCTTTCGCGGAGGACGGCGCCATTCGCCGGCCTCCGCACCCGACCTCACCCCGATCGAACGGGCCTTCGCCGAGCTTCAAGGCACTGCTGCACCAGAGAGCACCGGAGCAGACGACACACCGGTGGCGCCGGCCATCGCGGTCGGCGCCACCGGATGCCGTCCCTGCGCTCAGTTGGTCTTCGGGTCGGTGACCGTGAAAGCGAGCGTCGCGCCGTAGCTGTCCGCATCGGCCAGCGTCGGCGTCTGCGAAGGGGTCACGCGGTGAGCGACACCGAGCACCTGCGGGCCGGCACTGCGCAGCGAGACGACGGCGACGCCGTCCGTGTCGGTCGTGGCGCGGGCCTGATCCGCCTCGCTCTTGAAGTTCACGCCGTCGGTGGCGACCACGCTGGCGCCTCCGAGCGGGCGGCCCTCGAACAGCACGAGCACCCGGATCTGGCCCGAGGCCGCAGCCGGCTTCTCCAGCGGGACGATCTCCAGCGGTTGGCCGACGATCCTGTCCCACGGAGCCGTCGGGCCGGACACGGCCTTGGCGAACTTCACCGACCAGAGGCTCTTATCGGCCTGCGGCAGCATCCGCTTGCTGGCGTTGCGGTAGCTGCCGTCGGGCAGGCGCACCCAGTAGCCGTTGTCGTAGGACGCCGCGACCAGCGCATCGCCGTCGTGGGCGGCCTTGAGCACAGGTGCCGCGCCGGACTCCACCTTGGCGTTCAGGGCCACCGCGCCGGACGGCTCGTAGGCGGTCAGGCTCATCAGCTTGCCAGCACTCGGCAGTTCCGGCTCGTGGGGATGGCCGTAGAGGACCTGCACGCCGCCGCCGACCGGATTGAGCCAGAGGTCGTGGGCGCAAGCCGGTGCGGTGAGGGCGAGGAACGCGGCGAGGAGGGCGGTGTGTCTCATCGTGGAGATGCTTCCCGTTACGGAATTTCGGGCGATGCCGGCCGGCCGCGGCGGACTGGTGAAGATCGCCGCAGCCGCAGCCGGTGGCGAAACCGTGGCCTGCGGATTCGGCGTCGGGCCCGGGACGGTCGTCGCCGACGTCATGGAACCGCACAGCGCGATGATCCGGATCTCCAACGATTCCACTGCGGCCGGATGGATGGCGTCGCCTGCAAGAGGTGTTCACCCCGAACGGCACCGGCCGATGCGCGCCGGTGCGTCAGGAGCGGCGACGTCGTTCGAGCCGGGGCTCAAAGCCTCGGATCGATACGGGATCGCAGCGCCCGAGTATGCACAAGCTACGCCATTTTACACCCATGCACGCCCCACGCAGATTTCGGGCATCGTGCCGTGGAGCGGGCACATGCGGATGCACCGCCCTCGACCGTGCGGCCCGGCGGCGCCTCGGGTCGGCTCACTTGATTCCCGGGACCGGACCTCGCGCCGCATGGCCCCTCAGGCAGCGACCTCGTCGCGCGGCTCCTGCATCGATGCGAGGGGGGCTTCCAAGCGGCAAACGAGACCGGTCGGCGCGTAGGTGAGCTTGACCTCTCCGCCGACCTCGGCGGCGAAGCTGCGCTCGATCAGGCGCGAGCCGAAGCCGCGGCGCGAGGGCTGGCTCAGGATGGGCGGCCCGCCCTGCTCGGACCATGTCAGGCAGAAGCGGGGCGCCTCGCCCTCGTGCACCACGTGCCAGCGCAGGTCGACGCATCCCGCCTCGTTGGAGAGGGCGCCGTACTTGGTCGCGTTGGTAGCCAGCTCGTGCAGGGCCAGGGCAAGCGAGAGCGCCGCCCTGGCCCCGAGAAGCACGCCCGGCCCGCTCGCGCGGATGCGCGCCGTGGCGGCGCCGCGATGGACCGCCAGAGCGCCCTCCACGATCTCGGCGATGGGCGCCTCGGTCCAGCTCGACCGGGTCAGGATGTCGTGGGCGCGGCCGAGCGAGATCAGGCGCGCGGCGAAGGCCTCGCGGGCTGCATCGAGATCCGGGGCGTTGCGGAGGGTCTGGCTGGCGATGGCCTGGACAAGGGTGAGCGTGTTCTTGACCCGGTGCTGCAACTCGCCCGTGAGCAGGCGCTGGTGCTCCTCGGCCCGCTTGCGCTCGCTGATGTCGAACATCGCCCCGATCATCCGCACCGCCGTCCCGTGCCCGTCACGGATGACGTAGCCCCGGTCGAGGATGTCGGCATAGGTGCCGTTCGCGCGCAGGAAACGGTACTCGTCGCTCCAGGCAGTGCCGGTCCCGTCGATGATCGCGTGGATGGAGGCGTCGATCCGCGCCCGGTCATCGGGATGGATATGGGCGATCCACCAATCGCCGGTCGGATCGACCGCCTCCGGCGGATAGCCGTGAGCGGCCGTGAGGGCCTCGTTCCAGAGGACTTGGTTGGTCGCGAGGTTCCAGTCCCAGATCGCGTCGTTGGTGGCGCGCGCCGCGAGGCGGTAACGCTCCTCGGTCTCACGCAGGGCCTGCTCGGCCCGTCGGCTCTGCGTGACGTCGCGCGCAGTGCCGATGAAGCGCACGGTGCGGCCGCCGGCGACGAAGGCCTGTCCCTTGGCGGCGACCCAGCGCTCGACGCCGTCCTCCAGCCCGATGGTCCGGTAGGCGATGTCGTAGCTGCCGCTGCCGGCCGGATCGAGCGCGGCCTCGACCGCCCGATCGACCCAGGCTCGGTCATCCGGATGCAGGCCGGCCAGGAACACGTCGTAGCCGACCGGCGCCTCAGGTCCCAGGCCGAACAGCGTGCGGGTGCGTGAATCCCATTCCAGCGTGCCCGTGACGAGGTCGTAGTCGAAGATGCCGGTTCCGGTCGCCTCGACGGCGAGATGCAACTGCTCGCGCGCCCGGTGTAGATCCTCGTCCGCCTGCCGACGGTCGTGGATGTCGCTGTTGCTGCCGAGCCAGCCGACCACCGCGCCGCTCGCGTCCCGGCGCGGCTCGGCACGGATCAGGAACCAGCGGTAGGCTCCGTCGCGGCGGCGCAGCCGCGCCTCGGTGTCGTAGACGGTCTCGCGGGTGCGGGCCGTCTCCCAGGCTTCGAGCAGGCCGCCCAGGTCGTCCGGGTGGATCGACTCGCCCCAGCCGAACGGCAGCGCCTGTTCCGGGGTCTGGCCGGTATAGGCGTACCAGCGGTCGTTGAGGTAGCTGAGGCTGCCGTCCGGATTGCCGAACCAGATGATGGCCGGCGCCAGTTCGGTGAGTGCCGAGAAGCGTTCCTCGGCCACCTTGCGCTCGTGGATGTCGAGGGTGGTGCCGATCCAGCTCCGGAGATCGCCCGCCTCGTCGCGGACGGGCTGGGCCCGCGACAGGAACCAGCGGAACTGACCGTCCGCGCGACGAAGGGGGAACTCGACCTCGTAGGCTCCCTGGCTTCGCGCCGCCGCGAGCCACGCGTCGCGGACGCGCTCGCGGTGATCGGGGTGGATCACGCCCATCCAGCTCGCCTCGCCGGTCTCCCCGGCGGGCAGGCCCGTGTAGTCGTACCAATAGGCATTGCAGTAGGTGATGTTGCCGGCCTCGTCGCCGAACCACACCACCTGCGGACTGACTTCGACGAGGGAACGGTAGCGCAGCTCGCTCGCCCGTAGCGCGGCCTCCGAAGCGCGGTGCCCGCTGCGGTCGCGTAGGATCTTGAGGAAGCCGATGACCCCGCCGTCTTCGGCCGTCAGCGGCATCATCTCGCCCGAGGCCCAGAAGCGGGTCCCGTCCTTGCGCATGTGCCAGCGCTCGTCCGGAGCGCTGCCGGCCTGCGCGGCCAGGCGCTTCTCGACCTCGGGCCGGCCGTCCGCCCGATCCTCCGGCGTGAAGAGGGCCTCGACCGTCCGGCCCAGCATCTCGGCCTCGGTCCAGCCGAGGATGCGCTCGGCGCCGGTGTTCCAGCGCGTGACGCGGCCCTGGGGGTCCATGGCCACGATCGCGTAGTCGGTGGCACTGTCGA from Methylobacterium sp. AMS5 carries:
- a CDS encoding DUF4198 domain-containing protein, with amino-acid sequence MRHTALLAAFLALTAPACAHDLWLNPVGGGVQVLYGHPHEPELPSAGKLMSLTAYEPSGAVALNAKVESGAAPVLKAAHDGDALVAASYDNGYWVRLPDGSYRNASKRMLPQADKSLWSVKFAKAVSGPTAPWDRIVGQPLEIVPLEKPAAASGQIRVLVLFEGRPLGGASVVATDGVNFKSEADQARATTDTDGVAVVSLRSAGPQVLGVAHRVTPSQTPTLADADSYGATLAFTVTDPKTN
- a CDS encoding alpha/beta hydrolase domain-containing protein yields the protein MRNGWVVVGALGCALGAAPAQAGITGIEIASVEPFADGAAFGSAGSYERVVGTARGELDPADPANAGIVDIALAPRNARGMVEYKTDLFILRPKDPARGSGTLLFEVLNRGRKFLFNWVLDAPAQAAQAVNDPKTATDAGTGLVLRRGYTIVWSGWEADALRQQGGMAIDVPVATRSGKPIVEVVRDELVSATRGPPEAPFYLSFKTASQDKADVRLTVRRREADPPRPVPPDAWHYATPRQIELLPKGIKPLPGSLYEFTYQATEPKVLGIGFAATRDVVAYLRGAANPAGGAIRHTLALGISQSGRYLRDFIQQGFNRDETGKRVFDGVLSHIAGVGGVFLNARFGQPSRTNTQHEDHLYPENTFPFSAAAQHDPVTGRTGKLLRDDGFDPLLIEANTGTEYWQKGASLLTTDPAGRTDVPLPDTARAYLVSSGFHYGRAGLGSTKGPCTNPRSSLNPAPAVRALLVALEEWVTDGKAPPESRVPRLSDQTLVEAADIGFPFMIGVPVPTAPNAIARFSTYVDPRPESGPQYRPLVPRVDADGNEVAGIRLPAVAAPRATFTGWNLYADPFPAGALCDREGSQIPFARTRAERDTAGDPRLSLEERYQDADAYVAAVTKSVDALVSDRLLLQEDGDRMIAAARQETP
- a CDS encoding PAS domain S-box protein, with product MSEQEAARLRALERYRLLDTPREQDFDEIAEAAAELCEAPIAVVNLVGDGRQFFKAEVGLGVRETPLETSFCRQAILHDDFLYVPDTARDPRFEGNPLVGGDPGLRFYAGALLRTGEGQPIGTVCVLDTRPRELTERQRRGLMRLARQAMAQMELRRSLREQAEQRLLHERILDSATDYAIVAMDPQGRVTRWNTGAERILGWTEAEMLGRTVEALFTPEDRADGRPEVEKRLAAQAGSAPDERWHMRKDGTRFWASGEMMPLTAEDGGVIGFLKILRDRSGHRASEAALRASELRYRSLVEVSPQVVWFGDEAGNITYCNAYWYDYTGLPAGETGEASWMGVIHPDHRERVRDAWLAAARSQGAYEVEFPLRRADGQFRWFLSRAQPVRDEAGDLRSWIGTTLDIHERKVAEERFSALTELAPAIIWFGNPDGSLSYLNDRWYAYTGQTPEQALPFGWGESIHPDDLGGLLEAWETARTRETVYDTEARLRRRDGAYRWFLIRAEPRRDASGAVVGWLGSNSDIHDRRQADEDLHRAREQLHLAVEATGTGIFDYDLVTGTLEWDSRTRTLFGLGPEAPVGYDVFLAGLHPDDRAWVDRAVEAALDPAGSGSYDIAYRTIGLEDGVERWVAAKGQAFVAGGRTVRFIGTARDVTQSRRAEQALRETEERYRLAARATNDAIWDWNLATNQVLWNEALTAAHGYPPEAVDPTGDWWIAHIHPDDRARIDASIHAIIDGTGTAWSDEYRFLRANGTYADILDRGYVIRDGHGTAVRMIGAMFDISERKRAEEHQRLLTGELQHRVKNTLTLVQAIASQTLRNAPDLDAAREAFAARLISLGRAHDILTRSSWTEAPIAEIVEGALAVHRGAATARIRASGPGVLLGARAALSLALALHELATNATKYGALSNEAGCVDLRWHVVHEGEAPRFCLTWSEQGGPPILSQPSRRGFGSRLIERSFAAEVGGEVKLTYAPTGLVCRLEAPLASMQEPRDEVAA